Proteins encoded by one window of Ictidomys tridecemlineatus isolate mIctTri1 chromosome 7, mIctTri1.hap1, whole genome shotgun sequence:
- the Klhl30 gene encoding kelch-like protein 30 isoform X1 translates to MPLAAAGQSCPQLCVLSDRRQGWLKGTQVGSRCLYGDRVDSGIMVRNVDDLDFQLPSHAQDMLDGLQQLRSLPKLADVTLLVGGRELPCHRSLLALSSPYFHAMFSGDFAESFSARVELPDVEPAVVGQLLDFVYTGRLTITQTNVEALTRTASRLHFPAVQKVCGRYLQQQLDATNCLGICEFGEQQGLLGVAAKAWAFLRENFEAVAQEDEFLQLSRERLATCLAGDLLQMQPEQSRLEALLRWVRHDAQARAVHLPELLSLVHLDAVPRPCRQQLLATEPLIQESEACQEALNQGHSGVMPGLPQKMEEVLVVVGGRALEEDEGGEEPTPQPGNFAFYNPQARRWMALPDFPDHHKWGFSLAALNSDVYVTGGSRGTKTDTWSTTQAWCFPLKEAAWKPVAPMLKARTNHASAALNGEIYAIGGAPSGGLQPPLTWLSCPTGTALGVVEVESYDPYTDSWTPVSPALKYVSNFCAAGCRGRLYLVGSSACKYNALALQCYNPVTDAWSMIASPFLPKYLSSPRCAALQGGLYLIGDNTKKVYVYDPGANLWQKVQSQHSLHENGALVPLGDALYVTGGRWQGMDGDYRVEMEAYDTVRDSWTRHGALPRLWLYHSASSIFLDVSKWTRPFSPAQEH, encoded by the exons ATGCCCCTCGCTGCGGCCGGGCAGTCCTGCCCTCAGCTCTGTGTTCTCAGCGACCGGCGCCAAGGCTGGCTGAAGG GAACTCAGGTGGGCTCCAGGTGCCTCTACGGTGACAGGGTGGACTCTGGCATCATGGTGCGGAATGTGGACGACCTGGACTTCCAGCTGCCCTCGCACGCCCAGGACATGCTGGACGGCCTGCAGCAGCTTCGCTCTCTGCCCAAGCTGGCCGACGTCACCCTGCTGGTGGGCGGCCGGGAGCTGCCTTGCCACCGCAGCCTGCTGGCGCTCAGCAGCCCCTACTTCCACGCCATGTTTTCTGGTGACTTCGCGGAGAGCTTCTCTGCTCGTGTGGAGCTACCAGACGTGGAGCCGGCCGTGGTGGGGCAGCTGCTGGACTTCGTGTACACGGGTCGGCTGACCATCACGCAGACCAACGTGGAGGCCCTGACGCGCACGGCCTCCCGCCTCCACTTCCCTGCCGTGCAGAAGGTCTGTGGCCGCTACCTCCAACAGCAGCTGGATGCCACCAACTGCCTGGGAATCTGCGAGTTCGGGGAGCAACAGGGGCTGCTGGGGGTGGCCGCCAAGGCCTGGGCCTTCCTGCGGGAGAACTTTGAGGCCGTGGCCCAGGAGGACGAGTTCCTGCAGCTATCCCGAGAACGGCTGGCCACCTGTCTGGCCGGTGACCTGCTGCAGATGCAGCCGGAGCAGAGCCGGCTAGAGGCCCTGCTGCGCTGGGTGCGTCATGACGCCCAGGCCCGGGCCGTCCACCTGCCCGAGCTGCTCAGCCTCGTGCACCTGGACGCGGTGCCCAGGCCCTGCAGGCAGCAGCTGCTGGCCACAGAGCCGCTGATCCAGGAGTCAGAAGCCTGCCAGGAGGCGCTGAACCAGGGCCACAGTGGG GTGATGCCGGGCCTCCCGCAGAAGATGGAGGAGGTGCTGGTGGTAGTGGGCGGGCGGGCACTGGAGGAGGACGAGGGTGGTGAGGAGCCCACTCCTCAGCCTGGGAACTTCGCCTTCTACAACCCCCAGGCCC GGCGGTGGATGGCTCTCCCGGACTTCCCCGACCACCACAAGTGGGGCTTCTCCCTGGCAGCACTCAACAGCGACGTCTACGTCACAG GTGGCTCCCGGGGCACCAAGACAGACACCTGGTCAACCACCCAGGCCTGGTGCTTCCCGCTGAAGGAGGCAGCCTGGAAGCCCGTGGCACCCATGCTGAAGGCCCGGACCAACCACGCCAGCGCCGCGCTCAACGGGGAGATCTACGCCATTGGCG GTGCGCCCTCTGGAGGCCTGCAGCCCCCCCTCACGTGGCTGAGCTGCCCCACAGGCACTGCCCTGGGCGTGGTGGAGGTGGAGAGCTACGACCCCTACACGGACAGCTGGACGCCCGTCAGCCCGGCCCTCAAGTACGTCAGCAACTTCTGTGCGGCCGGCTGCCGGGGCCGGCTCTACCTGGTGGGCTCCAGCGCCTGCAAGTACAACGCGCTGGCCCTGCAGTGCTACAACCCCGTcacag ATGCGTGGAGTATGATCGCCTCGCCCTTCCTGCCCAAGTACCTGTCCTCGCCCCGCTGTGCCGCGCTGCAGGGGGGGCTGTACCTCATCGGTGACAACACCAAGAAGGTCTACGTGTACGACCCGGGGGCCAACCTGTGGCAGAAG GTGCAGTCCCAACACAGCCTGCATGAGAACGGTGCGCTGGTGCCTCTGGGCGATGCCCTGTACGTGACAGGTGGCCGCTGGCAGGGCATGGACGGCGACTACCGGGTGGAGATGGAGGCCTACGACACGGTGCGGGACTCCTGGACACGCCACGGGGCCCTGCCCCGCCTCTGGCTCTACCACAGTGCTTCCAGCATCTTCCTGGATGTCTCCAAGTGGACCCGACCCTTcagcccagcccaggagcacTAG
- the Klhl30 gene encoding kelch-like protein 30 isoform X2, which produces MPLAAAGQSCPQLCVLSDRRQGWLKGTQVGSRCLYGDRVDSGIMVRNVDDLDFQLPSHAQDMLDGLQQLRSLPKLADVTLLVGGRELPCHRSLLALSSPYFHAMFSGDFAESFSARVELPDVEPAVVGQLLDFVYTGRLTITQTNVEALTRTASRLHFPAVQKVCGRYLQQQLDATNCLGICEFGEQQGLLGVAAKAWAFLRENFEAVAQEDEFLQLSRERLATCLAGDLLQMQPEQSRLEALLRWVRHDAQARAVHLPELLSLVHLDAVPRPCRQQLLATEPLIQESEACQEALNQGHSGVMPGLPQKMEEVLVVVGGRALEEDEGGEEPTPQPGNFAFYNPQARRWMALPDFPDHHKWGFSLAALNSDVYVTGGSRGTKTDTWSTTQAWCFPLKEAAWKPVAPMLKARTNHASAALNGEIYAIGGTALGVVEVESYDPYTDSWTPVSPALKYVSNFCAAGCRGRLYLVGSSACKYNALALQCYNPVTDAWSMIASPFLPKYLSSPRCAALQGGLYLIGDNTKKVYVYDPGANLWQKVQSQHSLHENGALVPLGDALYVTGGRWQGMDGDYRVEMEAYDTVRDSWTRHGALPRLWLYHSASSIFLDVSKWTRPFSPAQEH; this is translated from the exons ATGCCCCTCGCTGCGGCCGGGCAGTCCTGCCCTCAGCTCTGTGTTCTCAGCGACCGGCGCCAAGGCTGGCTGAAGG GAACTCAGGTGGGCTCCAGGTGCCTCTACGGTGACAGGGTGGACTCTGGCATCATGGTGCGGAATGTGGACGACCTGGACTTCCAGCTGCCCTCGCACGCCCAGGACATGCTGGACGGCCTGCAGCAGCTTCGCTCTCTGCCCAAGCTGGCCGACGTCACCCTGCTGGTGGGCGGCCGGGAGCTGCCTTGCCACCGCAGCCTGCTGGCGCTCAGCAGCCCCTACTTCCACGCCATGTTTTCTGGTGACTTCGCGGAGAGCTTCTCTGCTCGTGTGGAGCTACCAGACGTGGAGCCGGCCGTGGTGGGGCAGCTGCTGGACTTCGTGTACACGGGTCGGCTGACCATCACGCAGACCAACGTGGAGGCCCTGACGCGCACGGCCTCCCGCCTCCACTTCCCTGCCGTGCAGAAGGTCTGTGGCCGCTACCTCCAACAGCAGCTGGATGCCACCAACTGCCTGGGAATCTGCGAGTTCGGGGAGCAACAGGGGCTGCTGGGGGTGGCCGCCAAGGCCTGGGCCTTCCTGCGGGAGAACTTTGAGGCCGTGGCCCAGGAGGACGAGTTCCTGCAGCTATCCCGAGAACGGCTGGCCACCTGTCTGGCCGGTGACCTGCTGCAGATGCAGCCGGAGCAGAGCCGGCTAGAGGCCCTGCTGCGCTGGGTGCGTCATGACGCCCAGGCCCGGGCCGTCCACCTGCCCGAGCTGCTCAGCCTCGTGCACCTGGACGCGGTGCCCAGGCCCTGCAGGCAGCAGCTGCTGGCCACAGAGCCGCTGATCCAGGAGTCAGAAGCCTGCCAGGAGGCGCTGAACCAGGGCCACAGTGGG GTGATGCCGGGCCTCCCGCAGAAGATGGAGGAGGTGCTGGTGGTAGTGGGCGGGCGGGCACTGGAGGAGGACGAGGGTGGTGAGGAGCCCACTCCTCAGCCTGGGAACTTCGCCTTCTACAACCCCCAGGCCC GGCGGTGGATGGCTCTCCCGGACTTCCCCGACCACCACAAGTGGGGCTTCTCCCTGGCAGCACTCAACAGCGACGTCTACGTCACAG GTGGCTCCCGGGGCACCAAGACAGACACCTGGTCAACCACCCAGGCCTGGTGCTTCCCGCTGAAGGAGGCAGCCTGGAAGCCCGTGGCACCCATGCTGAAGGCCCGGACCAACCACGCCAGCGCCGCGCTCAACGGGGAGATCTACGCCATTGGCG GCACTGCCCTGGGCGTGGTGGAGGTGGAGAGCTACGACCCCTACACGGACAGCTGGACGCCCGTCAGCCCGGCCCTCAAGTACGTCAGCAACTTCTGTGCGGCCGGCTGCCGGGGCCGGCTCTACCTGGTGGGCTCCAGCGCCTGCAAGTACAACGCGCTGGCCCTGCAGTGCTACAACCCCGTcacag ATGCGTGGAGTATGATCGCCTCGCCCTTCCTGCCCAAGTACCTGTCCTCGCCCCGCTGTGCCGCGCTGCAGGGGGGGCTGTACCTCATCGGTGACAACACCAAGAAGGTCTACGTGTACGACCCGGGGGCCAACCTGTGGCAGAAG GTGCAGTCCCAACACAGCCTGCATGAGAACGGTGCGCTGGTGCCTCTGGGCGATGCCCTGTACGTGACAGGTGGCCGCTGGCAGGGCATGGACGGCGACTACCGGGTGGAGATGGAGGCCTACGACACGGTGCGGGACTCCTGGACACGCCACGGGGCCCTGCCCCGCCTCTGGCTCTACCACAGTGCTTCCAGCATCTTCCTGGATGTCTCCAAGTGGACCCGACCCTTcagcccagcccaggagcacTAG